Proteins from a single region of Solibacillus isronensis:
- a CDS encoding S-layer homology domain-containing protein, translating into MKKFSVLLALVLVLQLILPLTNIVQAEESKSLYYVALGDSLAAGMNENGEIGFGYADLLAKNYQEQKSEIIFNKGFSYPGFTTVDVLKGMEENVTKPIYDLNGVSQKTVAIKDAIQQADLITLSVGANDILKNVNRSESGEFSFDTAGVIKSIQDVSVNYKKIFDSIYKINPEVDMIVMGLYNPFPYIEDPAIQKQLSMLVTTLNNSMKSIVENNGGIFTEVAAQIATDAKTYLPNPKNIHLSEAGYQVVADAMMKDYLNALIKESEEGPTEGEIVKAPFTDIQNHWGRDYIDVAYAKGIMNGYEDGTFQPNANMTRAQVISVISRAFGLTATNKAPFKDISQYAQQTQNGIAAAYEAGLIKENNGYFNPQGKITRSQLALILMRISTVQAGQQYVPVKQAPFHDIANYDREAQLAITFLYDTGIVQGTNATTFSPKGNVTRAQVAKILVLAINEK; encoded by the coding sequence ATGAAGAAGTTTTCGGTTTTACTGGCATTAGTACTCGTTTTACAACTCATTTTACCATTAACAAATATAGTGCAGGCAGAAGAAAGTAAGTCGCTATATTATGTAGCACTTGGTGACTCGCTGGCAGCGGGAATGAATGAAAACGGTGAGATTGGTTTTGGTTATGCAGACTTACTTGCTAAAAATTATCAAGAGCAGAAAAGTGAAATTATATTCAATAAAGGGTTTTCTTATCCAGGATTTACAACAGTCGATGTATTAAAAGGTATGGAAGAAAACGTCACTAAGCCTATTTACGATTTAAATGGTGTTTCGCAAAAGACAGTAGCAATCAAGGATGCAATTCAACAGGCAGACCTAATTACATTGAGTGTTGGGGCAAATGATATTTTGAAAAATGTAAATCGCTCTGAATCCGGTGAATTTAGCTTTGATACTGCAGGTGTTATTAAGAGCATTCAGGATGTATCGGTAAATTATAAAAAGATTTTCGACAGCATTTATAAAATTAATCCCGAAGTTGATATGATTGTGATGGGGCTTTACAATCCGTTTCCTTATATTGAAGATCCGGCAATTCAAAAACAGCTGAGCATGCTAGTAACGACTTTGAATAATTCTATGAAGAGTATTGTAGAAAATAATGGTGGCATCTTTACTGAAGTAGCTGCACAGATCGCTACGGATGCAAAAACTTATTTACCGAACCCTAAAAATATTCATTTAAGTGAAGCGGGTTATCAAGTCGTAGCGGATGCGATGATGAAAGATTATTTGAATGCATTAATTAAAGAATCAGAAGAAGGTCCTACGGAAGGCGAGATCGTTAAAGCGCCATTTACTGATATTCAAAACCATTGGGGCAGAGATTATATTGATGTTGCCTATGCAAAAGGTATTATGAATGGGTATGAGGATGGTACATTCCAGCCGAATGCCAACATGACGCGTGCTCAAGTAATATCTGTTATTTCACGGGCCTTTGGATTAACTGCAACAAACAAAGCCCCTTTTAAAGATATTAGTCAATATGCACAGCAAACTCAAAATGGAATTGCCGCTGCGTATGAAGCTGGCTTAATTAAAGAGAATAACGGGTATTTTAACCCGCAAGGTAAAATTACACGTTCACAGTTAGCATTGATTTTAATGCGTATTTCAACTGTTCAAGCTGGGCAGCAATATGTACCTGTAAAACAGGCACCTTTCCATGATATTGCGAACTATGACCGTGAAGCACAGTTAGCAATTACTTTTTTATATGATACAGGCATAGTGCAGGGAACAAATGCTACAACATTTTCACCTAAAGGCAATGTTACACGCGCTCAAGTGGCGAAGATTTTAGTGCTTGCAATAAATGAAAAATAA
- the groL gene encoding chaperonin GroEL (60 kDa chaperone family; promotes refolding of misfolded polypeptides especially under stressful conditions; forms two stacked rings of heptamers to form a barrel-shaped 14mer; ends can be capped by GroES; misfolded proteins enter the barrel where they are refolded when GroES binds), with product MSKDIKFSEEARSLMAAGVDKLANAVKVTLGPKGRNVVLEKKFGSPLITNDGVSIAKEIELENAYENMGAKLVAEVASKTNEIAGDGTTTATVLAQAMIREGLKNVTAGANPVGIRKGMDKAVAAALTELQAISRPVENKESIAQVAAISSADDEIGQYIADAMERVGNDGVITIEESKGFTTELDVVEGMQFDRGYASHYMVTDTDKMEAVLDNPFILITDKKISNIQEILPVLEQVVQQGRPILIIAEDVEGEALATLVVNKLRGTFNAVAVKAPGFGDRRKAMLEDIAVLTGGQVITQDLGLDLKSADLSSLGRAAKVIVSKDNTTIVEGAGNTDAVAGRVNQIRAQLAETASEFDKEKLQERLAKLAGGVAVIKVGAATETELKERKLRIEDALNSTRAAVEEGIVSGGGTALLNVYAAVEKVLDQVEGDVATGVRIILRALEEPVRQIAENAGLEGSIIVDRLKREEVGIGFNAATGEWVNMVDAGVVDPAKVTRSALQNAASVASLFLTTEAVVADIPEPAGSGMPDMGGMGMPGMM from the coding sequence ATGTCAAAAGATATTAAGTTTTCAGAAGAAGCACGTTCATTAATGGCGGCTGGTGTAGATAAGTTAGCTAACGCTGTAAAAGTAACTTTAGGACCTAAAGGGCGTAACGTTGTTTTAGAGAAAAAATTCGGTTCTCCACTTATTACAAATGACGGTGTATCTATCGCAAAAGAAATTGAATTAGAAAACGCTTATGAAAATATGGGTGCTAAATTAGTGGCGGAAGTAGCTTCTAAAACGAACGAAATCGCAGGGGACGGTACAACAACAGCTACAGTACTTGCGCAAGCGATGATTCGTGAAGGACTAAAAAACGTAACAGCTGGTGCTAACCCAGTAGGTATTCGTAAAGGTATGGACAAAGCGGTTGCTGCTGCATTAACAGAGCTTCAAGCTATTTCACGTCCAGTTGAAAATAAAGAATCAATCGCACAAGTAGCGGCAATTTCATCAGCAGATGATGAAATCGGTCAATACATTGCAGATGCGATGGAGCGCGTAGGAAACGACGGCGTTATTACAATTGAAGAATCGAAAGGCTTTACAACAGAACTGGATGTAGTAGAAGGTATGCAATTCGACCGTGGTTATGCATCACACTACATGGTAACTGATACAGATAAAATGGAAGCGGTACTTGATAACCCATTCATTTTAATTACAGATAAAAAAATCTCAAACATTCAGGAGATTTTACCGGTATTAGAACAAGTTGTTCAACAAGGTCGCCCAATTCTAATTATTGCTGAAGATGTTGAAGGGGAAGCACTTGCAACATTAGTAGTAAATAAATTACGTGGTACTTTCAACGCTGTAGCAGTTAAAGCTCCAGGCTTCGGTGACCGTCGTAAAGCAATGTTAGAAGATATTGCTGTATTAACTGGTGGTCAAGTAATTACACAAGATCTTGGTTTAGATTTAAAATCAGCTGATTTATCATCTTTAGGTCGTGCTGCTAAAGTTATCGTATCAAAAGATAACACAACAATTGTGGAAGGTGCTGGTAACACAGATGCAGTAGCTGGTCGCGTTAACCAAATCCGTGCACAACTTGCTGAAACAGCATCAGAATTCGACAAAGAAAAATTACAAGAGCGCTTAGCTAAATTAGCTGGTGGTGTTGCTGTTATTAAAGTTGGTGCTGCAACAGAAACAGAATTAAAAGAGCGCAAATTACGTATTGAAGACGCATTGAACTCAACTCGTGCAGCGGTAGAAGAAGGTATCGTATCAGGTGGTGGTACAGCACTTCTAAATGTATACGCGGCAGTTGAAAAAGTATTGGATCAAGTAGAAGGCGATGTTGCAACTGGTGTACGCATTATTTTACGTGCATTAGAAGAGCCGGTTCGTCAAATTGCTGAAAACGCTGGCTTAGAAGGTTCAATTATCGTTGACCGCTTAAAACGTGAAGAGGTAGGTATTGGCTTCAACGCGGCAACAGGCGAGTGGGTAAACATGGTTGATGCAGGCGTAGTTGACCCAGCAAAAGTAACACGTTCAGCATTACAAAATGCAGCATCAGTAGCTTCACTATTCTTAACGACAGAAGCAGTAGTTGCAGACATCCCGGAACCAGCAGGCAGCGGTATGCCGGACATGGGCGGCATGGGTATGCCGGGGATGATGTAA
- the groES gene encoding co-chaperone GroES, giving the protein MLRPLGDRIIIELVEVEEKTAFGIVLPDSAKEKPQTGKVVAVGTGRVLDNGTRLELDVKEGDEIIFSKFSGTEVKYDGVEYLILRESDVLAIVG; this is encoded by the coding sequence TTGTTAAGACCATTAGGAGATCGCATCATTATCGAACTTGTTGAGGTAGAGGAAAAAACAGCATTTGGTATTGTTTTACCCGACTCAGCAAAAGAAAAACCACAAACTGGTAAAGTTGTGGCTGTAGGTACAGGTCGTGTTCTTGACAACGGCACTCGTCTTGAGCTTGACGTAAAAGAAGGCGACGAAATTATCTTCTCTAAATTCTCTGGTACGGAAGTTAAGTACGACGGCGTAGAATATTTAATCCTACGTGAGAGCGATGTACTTGCAATTGTCGGATAA
- a CDS encoding CPBP family intramembrane glutamic endopeptidase — MSFILISRNKQFWEVFKGEKASIGASIGWGIIGFFLVFLGQTIGAYIELALGIDMGSENTEAIMDVTKVAPIMIIATVFLGPILEELVFRRVIFGSIIQNYNFWIASIISAIVFAAIHMDFTHILLYTICGMIFAFLYHKTKRLLTPIIAHVLLNGFVTFIQMNADKFQV, encoded by the coding sequence GTGAGTTTTATATTAATCTCACGCAATAAACAATTCTGGGAAGTTTTTAAAGGAGAAAAAGCGTCAATTGGGGCTTCTATCGGTTGGGGGATCATCGGTTTCTTCCTAGTCTTTTTAGGGCAGACAATCGGCGCCTACATCGAGCTAGCATTAGGAATTGATATGGGCTCGGAAAATACCGAAGCAATTATGGATGTCACAAAGGTAGCACCTATCATGATTATTGCTACTGTCTTTTTAGGACCGATCTTGGAAGAGCTTGTATTCCGCCGGGTCATTTTCGGATCGATTATACAAAACTATAATTTCTGGATTGCGAGCATAATTAGTGCAATTGTGTTTGCTGCGATCCATATGGATTTTACGCATATATTATTGTATACGATTTGCGGTATGATCTTCGCATTTTTATATCATAAAACAAAGCGTCTTCTCACACCGATTATCGCGCATGTCCTATTGAACGGTTTCGTCACATTTATCCAAATGAATGCCGATAAGTTTCAAGTATAA
- the tatC gene encoding twin-arginine translocase subunit TatC: MNSRELTVVEHMEELRKRLFFVAIFFVMALFIGFYTAKPLIRYIQRSDLAASFSMNAFSPADPLTVYLQVTFIVAAVIVSPLLLYQLWAFITPGLHEAERKATLKYIPYAFVLCIGGIAFAYYVLFPFIMRFMTDLSNDLNITQTIGINEFFSFLIKLIVPFAVLFQLPVVTLFLSRLGIINPKLMVKFRKYAYFVLIVISVLLAPPDLVSNIIIAIPLFVLYELSIVIARLGYRKYEVAEKERILAEEERERELQVEELLEIQRRQMEQMNNS, encoded by the coding sequence ATGAATTCAAGAGAATTAACCGTAGTTGAACATATGGAAGAGCTTAGAAAACGTCTATTTTTCGTAGCGATTTTCTTCGTGATGGCTCTTTTCATCGGTTTCTATACGGCGAAACCACTTATTCGATACATTCAACGCAGTGATTTAGCTGCCAGTTTTTCGATGAACGCATTTAGTCCGGCAGATCCTTTAACCGTTTATTTACAAGTTACATTTATTGTAGCTGCCGTTATTGTATCGCCATTATTGCTTTACCAGCTATGGGCATTTATAACACCTGGTTTGCATGAGGCTGAACGTAAGGCAACATTGAAATATATTCCGTATGCTTTTGTACTGTGTATAGGGGGGATAGCCTTTGCTTATTATGTGTTATTTCCATTTATAATGCGCTTTATGACGGATTTATCCAATGATTTGAATATTACGCAAACAATCGGTATTAATGAATTCTTCTCATTTCTAATTAAGTTAATTGTACCCTTTGCGGTGCTATTTCAATTGCCTGTTGTTACACTGTTTCTTTCACGTCTCGGAATCATCAATCCGAAGCTTATGGTGAAATTTCGGAAATATGCGTATTTTGTATTAATCGTTATTTCGGTATTGCTGGCACCGCCTGATTTAGTATCGAATATCATTATTGCGATTCCGCTATTTGTTTTATATGAATTGAGTATTGTCATTGCACGTCTCGGTTATCGAAAATATGAAGTGGCTGAAAAAGAACGCATATTAGCAGAAGAAGAACGTGAACGTGAACTGCAAGTGGAGGAGCTGCTTGAAATACAGCGTAGGCAAATGGAACAGATGAATAATAGTTAA
- the tatA gene encoding twin-arginine translocase TatA/TatE family subunit: protein MIVHLNAITPVSLIIIGLIALLIFGPKKLPSLGRAMGTTLREFRSATKGLTDDDDDFDTKKKVIEHKENEKNEVK, encoded by the coding sequence GTGATTGTACATCTAAATGCGATTACACCTGTGAGCCTGATTATCATTGGACTGATTGCTTTGTTAATATTCGGTCCCAAAAAATTGCCATCATTAGGCCGTGCGATGGGGACAACTTTACGTGAATTCCGTAGCGCTACGAAAGGCTTGACGGATGACGATGACGATTTCGATACAAAGAAAAAAGTGATTGAACATAAAGAGAACGAAAAAAACGAAGTTAAGTAA
- a CDS encoding redox-sensing transcriptional repressor Rex, producing the protein MKQEVKIPQATTKRLPLYYRFLKNFATEGKKRISSQELSDAMKIDSATIRRDFSYFGALGKKGYGYDVQYLLEFFRQTLDQDEAMNVALIGVGNLGNGLLKYNFQKNHNTRIVVAFDTKAPMEGTTISDIPVFHPDRLEEMYEEFGAELAILTVSSRSAQMMTDRLVKINAKGILNFTPVRLSVPDTIKVMNIDLSVELQALTYLVRNSGK; encoded by the coding sequence GTGAAACAAGAAGTAAAAATTCCACAAGCAACAACAAAAAGACTTCCTCTTTATTATCGATTTTTGAAAAACTTCGCAACTGAAGGTAAAAAGCGTATTTCTTCACAGGAATTAAGTGATGCGATGAAAATAGATTCGGCTACGATTCGACGTGACTTTTCTTATTTTGGAGCACTCGGTAAAAAGGGATATGGATATGATGTCCAGTATTTACTCGAATTTTTCCGTCAAACTCTGGACCAGGACGAGGCGATGAATGTTGCGTTAATAGGGGTCGGGAATCTGGGGAATGGCTTATTAAAATATAACTTCCAAAAAAATCATAACACGCGTATCGTTGTTGCATTTGATACGAAGGCACCGATGGAAGGAACGACGATTAGTGATATTCCAGTATTCCATCCAGATCGTTTGGAAGAAATGTATGAGGAGTTTGGCGCGGAGTTAGCAATATTGACTGTTTCATCCCGCTCAGCACAAATGATGACAGACCGACTCGTTAAAATAAATGCTAAAGGTATATTAAATTTCACACCAGTACGATTATCTGTTCCTGACACGATTAAAGTGATGAACATTGATCTATCGGTAGAATTACAGGCACTTACGTATTTAGTGCGAAACTCAGGTAAGTAA